One genomic window of Buchnera aphidicola (Drepanosiphum platanoidis) includes the following:
- the atpD gene encoding F0F1 ATP synthase subunit beta: protein MFFGKIIQIIGPIIDVEFSKSYLPKIYNALKVKKNNLILEVQQHLGCNVVRTIAMGSSEGLKKNLVVEDLKHFIKVPVGKSTLGRIINVLGDPIDNKGPIFSKKCLKKKNCEYWEIHRNAPSYQDQSNEIEILETGIKVIDLICPFSKGGKVGLFGGAGVGKTVNMMELIRNIAIEHSGYSVFTGVGERTREGNDFYNEMKESKVLDKVSLVYGQMNEPPGNRFRVAFTGLTLAEKFRDEGKDVLLFIDNIYRYTLAGTEVSSLLGRIPSAVGYQPTLSEEMGLLQERITSTKNGSITSIQAVYVPADDFTDPSPAVTFSHLDSTITLSRKISSLGIYPAVDPLNSTSRQLNPKIIGKEHYEVAQKVRFILQKYEDLKDIISILGIDELSEKDKLIVYRARKIQKFLSQPFFVAEVFTGFPGKYVSLEDTIQGFKKIIEGEYDEIPEQFFYMIGSTEDAVKKYNKINKNK from the coding sequence ATGTTTTTTGGAAAAATTATTCAAATTATTGGGCCAATTATTGATGTAGAATTTTCAAAATCATATTTACCAAAAATTTATAATGCTTTAAAAGTAAAAAAAAATAATTTAATTTTAGAAGTGCAACAACATTTAGGATGTAATGTTGTACGAACTATTGCTATGGGTTCTTCTGAAGGTTTAAAAAAAAATTTAGTTGTAGAAGATTTAAAACATTTTATTAAAGTTCCAGTTGGAAAATCTACTTTGGGTAGAATTATTAATGTTTTAGGAGATCCAATAGATAATAAAGGTCCAATTTTTAGTAAAAAATGTTTAAAAAAAAAAAATTGTGAATATTGGGAAATTCATAGAAATGCACCTAGTTATCAAGATCAATCAAATGAAATTGAAATTCTTGAAACTGGAATTAAAGTAATAGATTTAATTTGTCCTTTTTCAAAAGGAGGTAAAGTTGGATTATTTGGAGGAGCAGGTGTAGGAAAAACTGTTAATATGATGGAATTAATAAGAAATATTGCAATTGAACATTCTGGTTATTCAGTATTTACTGGTGTAGGTGAAAGAACAAGAGAAGGAAATGATTTTTATAATGAAATGAAAGAATCTAAAGTTTTAGATAAAGTATCTTTGGTATATGGTCAAATGAATGAACCTCCTGGAAATAGATTTAGAGTAGCATTTACAGGGTTAACATTAGCAGAAAAATTTAGAGATGAAGGAAAAGATGTATTATTATTTATAGATAATATATATCGTTATACATTAGCTGGAACTGAAGTTTCTTCATTATTAGGAAGAATCCCTTCTGCAGTAGGGTACCAACCTACATTATCTGAAGAAATGGGTTTATTACAAGAAAGGATAACATCTACTAAAAATGGTTCAATAACTTCTATTCAAGCTGTATATGTTCCTGCTGATGATTTTACAGATCCTTCTCCAGCGGTTACTTTTTCACATTTAGACTCTACAATTACTTTAAGTAGAAAAATATCTTCTTTAGGAATTTATCCAGCGGTAGATCCTTTAAATTCTACAAGCAGACAATTAAATCCAAAAATTATTGGAAAAGAACATTACGAAGTAGCTCAAAAAGTTCGTTTTATTTTACAAAAATATGAAGATTTAAAAGATATTATTTCAATTTTAGGAATTGATGAATTATCAGAAAAAGATAAATTAATAGTATATAGAGCACGAAAAATTCAAAAATTTTTATCACAACCTTTTTTTGTAGCTGAAGTTTTTACTGGTTTTCCAGGAAAATATGTTTCTTTAGAAGATACAATTCAAGGTTTCAAAAAAATTATTGAAGGAGAATATGATGAAATTCCTGAACAATTTTTTTATATGATTGGTAGTACAGAAGATGCTGTAAAAAAATACAATAAAATTAATAAAAATAAATAA
- a CDS encoding DNA gyrase subunit B, which translates to MFNKKYDSSNIKILKGLEAVKKRPGMYIGDTEDGSGLHHMIFEIIDNSIDEALAGFCKNIYVTLKKDGSISIMDDGRGIPIDIHPEVGKPSAEVILTTLHSGAKFDNNSYSHSGGLHGVGLSVVNALSKKLKLTIFRNKKIYKQTYYEGKPKKLLLSANIKKFRGTKIRFWPNLKIFNSNNIFNYKIIYKRLKELSFLNSKISIFLKNEYNKNKKSFINKGGIKKFLKYLNKKKKIIHKKIFFFKSKKKKISLEISAQWNTSSKEKILCFTNNIHQKDGGSHLSALKSSFTRTINGFIEKEFFNLKKHNFNIIGEDIREGLTAILSIKLFDPKFSSQTKEKLISSEVKNVISSLINEHLIDYLLENPIDSKIIINKIIASCKSREAAKKAREIIKKNDLIELSGLPGKLSDCQEKNPHLSEIYLVEGDSAGGSAKQGRNRKNQAILPLKGKILNVQKSSFEKMLSSEEITSIITALGCGIGKKNYNIKKLRYHYIIIMTDADIDGAHIKTLLLTFFYKQMPEIIEKGYIYIAQPPLYKIKIGKSEKYIKDDESMKKYQLYIIIKKLKNIFFQNHINKKNLKKFKKIFLKYIELKEIYKFKKKKFFKYIIYQLIYFKIFKNFCSYKKVYSWSKKFIKKLNKNSKKNVIYYFKLENYNKKKFNIKYINLKIFISFYGNTKKYKLNYNFFKSKIYKEIKYISKNIKKFKNILKNLKNKNNCCYTQDIETFLKWIIKKSKRNFSIQRYKGLGEMNPNQLWETTMNPKKRRMVQITIKDAKSASKLFEILMGDSVNLRKNFIQKNAIKTFNIDI; encoded by the coding sequence ATGTTTAATAAAAAATATGATTCTTCTAATATAAAAATATTAAAAGGATTAGAAGCTGTTAAAAAAAGACCAGGAATGTATATTGGGGATACAGAAGACGGATCTGGATTACACCATATGATTTTTGAAATAATAGATAATTCTATTGATGAAGCTTTAGCTGGATTTTGCAAAAATATTTATGTAACTCTTAAAAAAGATGGATCTATATCTATTATGGATGACGGAAGAGGAATTCCAATAGATATTCACCCAGAAGTTGGAAAACCTTCAGCTGAAGTAATTTTAACTACTTTACACTCAGGAGCAAAATTTGATAATAATTCATACTCTCATTCAGGAGGATTACATGGAGTAGGCTTATCAGTTGTAAATGCTCTTTCTAAAAAATTAAAATTAACTATTTTTAGAAATAAAAAAATTTATAAACAAACTTATTATGAAGGTAAACCAAAAAAATTATTATTATCCGCTAACATTAAAAAATTTAGAGGAACAAAAATTAGATTTTGGCCAAATTTAAAAATTTTTAATTCTAATAATATATTTAATTATAAAATCATATATAAAAGATTAAAAGAATTATCTTTTCTAAATTCTAAAATATCTATATTTTTAAAAAATGAATATAACAAAAATAAAAAAAGTTTTATAAATAAAGGAGGAATAAAAAAATTTTTAAAATATTTAAATAAAAAAAAAAAAATAATTCATAAAAAAATATTTTTTTTTAAATCTAAAAAAAAAAAAATTTCTCTAGAAATATCTGCACAATGGAATACTTCATCTAAAGAAAAAATTTTATGTTTTACTAATAATATTCATCAAAAAGATGGAGGAAGTCATTTGTCTGCATTAAAATCTTCTTTTACTAGAACTATTAATGGATTTATAGAAAAAGAATTTTTTAATTTAAAAAAACATAATTTTAATATAATTGGAGAAGATATCCGAGAAGGTTTAACAGCAATATTATCAATTAAATTATTTGATCCAAAATTTTCTTCTCAAACAAAAGAAAAATTAATTTCTTCAGAAGTAAAAAATGTAATTTCTTCCTTAATAAATGAACATTTAATAGATTATTTATTAGAAAATCCTATTGATTCAAAAATAATTATAAATAAAATTATAGCATCATGTAAATCTAGAGAAGCAGCTAAAAAAGCTCGAGAAATAATAAAAAAAAATGACTTAATAGAATTATCTGGACTGCCAGGAAAATTATCTGATTGTCAAGAGAAAAACCCTCATCTTTCAGAAATATATTTAGTAGAAGGAGATTCTGCTGGAGGATCAGCTAAACAGGGAAGAAACAGAAAAAATCAAGCAATTTTACCATTAAAAGGAAAAATTTTAAATGTTCAAAAATCTAGTTTTGAAAAAATGTTATCTTCTGAAGAAATTACTTCTATTATTACTGCATTAGGCTGCGGAATTGGAAAAAAAAATTATAATATTAAGAAATTAAGATATCATTATATTATTATAATGACAGATGCAGACATCGATGGAGCTCATATTAAAACTTTATTACTTACTTTTTTTTATAAACAAATGCCAGAAATAATTGAAAAAGGATATATTTATATTGCTCAACCTCCTTTATATAAAATTAAAATAGGTAAATCAGAAAAATATATAAAAGATGATGAATCTATGAAAAAATATCAATTATATATTATAATAAAAAAATTAAAAAATATATTTTTTCAAAATCATATTAATAAAAAAAATTTAAAAAAATTTAAAAAAATATTTTTAAAATATATTGAACTAAAAGAAATATATAAATTTAAAAAAAAAAAATTTTTTAAATATATTATATATCAATTAATATATTTTAAAATTTTTAAAAATTTTTGTTCTTATAAAAAAGTTTATTCTTGGTCAAAAAAATTTATCAAAAAATTAAATAAAAATTCAAAAAAAAATGTAATTTATTATTTTAAATTAGAAAATTATAATAAAAAAAAATTTAATATCAAATACATTAATTTAAAAATTTTTATTTCTTTTTATGGAAATACAAAAAAATATAAATTAAATTATAATTTTTTTAAAAGTAAAATATATAAAGAAATTAAATATATTTCTAAAAATATAAAAAAATTTAAAAATATTCTTAAAAATTTAAAAAATAAAAATAATTGTTGCTATACTCAAGATATAGAAACTTTTTTAAAATGGATAATAAAAAAATCTAAAAGAAACTTTTCTATTCAAAGATACAAAGGATTAGGAGAAATGAATCCTAATCAATTATGGGAAACTACTATGAATCCAAAAAAAAGACGAATGGTTCAAATCACAATTAAAGATGCAAAAAGTGCTAGTAAACTTTTTGAAATATTAATGGGAGATTCAGTTAATTTAAGAAAAAATTTTATACAAAAAAATGCTATTAAAACATTTAATATTGATATTTAA
- the dnaN gene encoding DNA polymerase III subunit beta: MKFSIKQKNFFKNLQKVNSIIIKNNVNPILENIIIKFKKNFLLLISSSNDIELIIKTKKFFGKCTSEISVLGNKIFEICKILPKDSILDIILKNKKILIKSDKSIFQLLTLKTKNFPRFKKDNLKKIFSIQSNILKNMIDYTYFSISNNDIRNYFNGLLLKFNNFNRIFCTTSTNGHRLSYYYTKISTNVKKFLDFSIIIPRKSVLELNKIISFKTNKIIDIFLNENSVSFKTENITFTSKIIHEKFPNFKKIFIKKPYFKIKINRKKLKKYLSYASILSHQLTKGVYIKFKKNGICVIKSHNQEENVISKFNFNYFKKTIKISINVNYLLNVINILKNKYIIFKLKKKNLQIQIEDPKIKELKYIIMPLQI; this comes from the coding sequence ATGAAATTTTCTATAAAACAAAAAAATTTTTTTAAAAATTTACAAAAAGTTAATTCAATTATTATAAAAAATAATGTTAATCCAATATTAGAAAATATAATAATAAAATTTAAAAAAAATTTTTTATTACTTATAAGTAGCAGCAATGATATAGAATTAATAATAAAAACAAAAAAATTTTTTGGAAAATGTACATCAGAAATTTCTGTTTTAGGTAATAAAATTTTTGAAATTTGTAAAATTCTACCTAAAGATTCTATACTAGATATAATTTTAAAAAATAAAAAAATTTTAATAAAATCTGATAAAAGTATATTTCAGTTACTTACATTAAAAACAAAAAATTTTCCTAGATTTAAAAAAGATAATTTAAAAAAAATTTTTTCTATTCAATCCAATATATTAAAAAATATGATTGATTATACATATTTTTCTATATCTAATAATGATATTAGAAATTATTTTAATGGATTATTATTAAAATTTAATAATTTTAATAGAATATTTTGTACAACTTCTACTAATGGTCATAGATTATCTTATTATTATACTAAAATTTCAACAAATGTTAAAAAATTTTTAGATTTTTCAATTATAATTCCTAGAAAATCAGTGTTAGAACTTAATAAAATTATTTCATTTAAAACTAATAAAATTATTGATATTTTTTTAAATGAAAATAGTGTTTCGTTTAAAACTGAAAATATTACTTTTACTTCAAAAATTATACATGAAAAATTTCCAAATTTTAAAAAAATTTTTATTAAAAAACCTTATTTTAAAATAAAAATAAATCGTAAAAAATTAAAAAAATATTTGTCTTATGCGTCAATATTAAGTCATCAATTAACCAAAGGTGTATATATAAAATTCAAAAAAAATGGTATATGTGTAATTAAATCACATAATCAAGAAGAAAATGTAATTTCAAAATTTAATTTTAATTATTTTAAAAAAACTATTAAAATATCTATTAATGTAAATTATCTTTTAAATGTAATTAATATTTTAAAAAATAAATATATTATTTTTAAATTAAAAAAAAAAAATTTACAAATTCAAATTGAAGATCCAAAAATAAAAGAATTAAAATATATAATTATGCCATTACAAATTTAA
- the rpmH gene encoding 50S ribosomal protein L34 has translation MKRTFQPSIVKRNRTHGFRIRMATKDGRKILSRRRTKLRYYLTLNSKKK, from the coding sequence ATGAAAAGAACTTTTCAACCATCTATAGTTAAAAGAAATAGAACTCATGGGTTTAGAATTAGAATGGCTACTAAAGACGGGAGAAAAATATTATCTAGAAGACGAACAAAATTACGTTATTATTTAACTTTAAATTCTAAAAAAAAATAG
- the rnpA gene encoding ribonuclease P protein component, whose amino-acid sequence MSKKFNFSKKFRLLNFNQYKRVFKKSYKSEKKGILILGSYNKLDYSRLGILISKKIIKKSVIRNKIKRLVREFFRHQKNKFLNMDFVFILKKKFFFIKKKFFLNLYSVWIRYKKKFI is encoded by the coding sequence ATGTCTAAAAAGTTTAATTTTTCTAAAAAATTTCGTTTATTAAATTTTAATCAATATAAAAGAGTTTTTAAAAAATCTTATAAATCAGAAAAAAAAGGTATATTAATTTTAGGAAGTTATAACAAATTAGATTATTCTAGATTAGGAATTTTAATTTCAAAAAAAATTATAAAAAAATCTGTAATTCGTAATAAAATAAAAAGATTAGTTCGGGAATTTTTTAGGCATCAAAAAAATAAATTTTTAAATATGGATTTTGTTTTTATTTTAAAAAAAAAATTTTTTTTTATTAAAAAAAAATTTTTTTTAAATTTATATTCTGTTTGGATTAGATATAAAAAAAAATTTATATAA
- the yidC gene encoding membrane protein insertase YidC, with product MFSINSHLFFNNTHVHGFFYFLSEPLFYVLAFFNKIFKNWGFSIIMLTIFIRIIMYPLARFQQETLAKITNLQPQILNIKEKFKHDYNESNVQILKLYKENNVNPLYSFLPILLQTPFFLALYHLLTTVNELKRAPFVFWIQDLSTYDPCYILPMILGFTIYLLQISSLNSQSSYLLEASPSNKYFIILFSVFMALFFMHFPSGLLIYYIVNNIISII from the coding sequence ATGTTTAGTATAAACTCTCATTTATTTTTTAATAATACTCATGTTCATGGATTTTTTTATTTTTTATCTGAGCCTTTGTTTTATGTTTTAGCATTTTTTAATAAAATTTTTAAAAATTGGGGGTTTTCAATAATAATGTTAACAATTTTTATTAGAATTATTATGTACCCCCTAGCTAGATTTCAGCAAGAAACATTAGCAAAAATAACAAATTTGCAACCTCAGATTTTAAATATTAAAGAAAAATTTAAGCATGATTATAATGAATCAAATGTACAAATTTTAAAATTATATAAAGAAAATAATGTTAATCCATTATATAGTTTTCTTCCTATTTTGTTACAAACGCCTTTTTTTTTAGCTTTATATCATCTTTTAACTACTGTAAATGAATTAAAACGTGCTCCTTTTGTTTTTTGGATACAAGATTTATCTACATATGATCCTTGTTACATATTACCAATGATTTTAGGATTTACTATTTATTTACTTCAAATAAGTAGTTTAAATAGTCAATCTAGCTATTTATTAGAAGCATCTCCAAGCAATAAATATTTTATTATATTATTTTCTGTTTTTATGGCTTTATTTTTTATGCATTTTCCATCAGGATTATTAATATATTATATAGTTAATAATATTATTTCTATTATTTAA
- the mnmE gene encoding tRNA uridine-5-carboxymethylaminomethyl(34) synthesis GTPase MnmE, with protein MVMYNTQTIIAEVTPQGNCGVSILRISGKKVFNVMKEVLKKKLIPRYALFTKFLDIDLKTLDEGIAIWFPKPYSFTGEDVLELQGHGNPILVNLLLKRILKISGIRMAQPGEFSQRAFLNKKIDLTQAESIMDLISSSSVNSLKTSLNILQGNFSKNIKKIFKEIKKFHIYLEGILNFPDDINNKNDIFLKKNFIIKIKNFIKILKKIYKFSKNNNYIKNGVKVIISGPPNSGKSSLFNKITKKKLSIVTNLKGTTRDLIHEYVDFKGFLVEFIDTAGIRKAKNKIEKIGIKLAKKQIKKSDLLIFVIDSSKIEKKELKKYILFLKKNNVNITSFVVSNKIDLLKKHFRNNIKNKITKKNFVIDIIYTSVKNNIGLKTLKKYIIKIIKNNISNSESEKFGLIRNRQIQEIKKILISFKKIKIFFKNNFIYYDLISEEVKTSLKHLNNILGKNVSNNVLKNIFSKFCVGK; from the coding sequence ATGGTGATGTATAATACACAAACAATAATTGCTGAAGTTACTCCACAAGGAAATTGTGGAGTATCAATCTTAAGAATTTCAGGTAAAAAAGTTTTTAATGTTATGAAAGAAGTTTTAAAAAAAAAATTAATTCCTAGATATGCATTATTTACAAAATTTTTAGATATTGATTTAAAAACATTAGATGAAGGAATAGCAATATGGTTTCCAAAACCATATTCTTTTACAGGAGAAGATGTTTTAGAGCTACAAGGTCATGGAAATCCTATCTTAGTAAATTTATTACTTAAAAGAATATTAAAGATTTCTGGAATTAGAATGGCTCAACCAGGGGAATTTTCTCAAAGAGCTTTTTTAAATAAAAAAATAGATTTAACTCAAGCTGAATCAATTATGGATTTAATTAGTTCGTCATCTGTTAATTCACTTAAAACTTCATTAAATATTTTACAAGGAAATTTTTCTAAAAATATTAAAAAAATATTTAAAGAAATTAAAAAATTTCATATTTATTTAGAAGGGATTTTAAATTTTCCAGATGATATTAATAATAAAAATGATATTTTTTTAAAAAAAAATTTTATTATAAAAATTAAAAATTTTATTAAAATTTTAAAAAAAATTTATAAATTTTCTAAAAACAATAATTATATTAAAAATGGTGTAAAAGTTATTATTTCTGGACCTCCAAATTCAGGAAAATCTAGTTTATTTAATAAAATAACTAAAAAAAAATTATCTATTGTCACTAATTTAAAAGGAACTACGCGTGATTTAATTCATGAATATGTGGATTTTAAAGGTTTTTTAGTAGAATTTATTGATACAGCAGGAATTAGAAAAGCTAAAAATAAAATAGAAAAAATAGGTATTAAATTAGCAAAAAAACAAATTAAAAAATCAGATCTGTTAATCTTTGTAATTGATTCTAGTAAAATAGAAAAAAAAGAATTAAAAAAATATATTTTATTTTTAAAAAAAAATAATGTTAATATTACAAGTTTTGTTGTATCAAATAAAATAGATTTACTTAAAAAACACTTTAGAAATAATATTAAAAATAAAATAACTAAAAAAAATTTTGTTATTGATATAATTTATACATCAGTAAAAAATAATATTGGATTAAAAACTTTAAAAAAATATATAATAAAAATTATAAAAAATAATATTTCTAATTCAGAAAGTGAAAAATTTGGTTTAATTCGAAACAGACAAATTCAAGAAATAAAAAAAATTTTAATAAGTTTTAAAAAAATAAAAATTTTTTTTAAAAATAATTTTATTTATTATGATTTAATTTCTGAAGAAGTAAAAACTTCTTTAAAACATTTAAATAACATTTTAGGAAAAAATGTATCAAATAATGTTTTAAAAAATATTTTTTCAAAATTTTGTGTAGGAAAATAA
- a CDS encoding co-chaperone GroES: MKICPLQDRVLVQRQSIETKSAGGIVLTGSAAEKSNRGKVIAVGKGRILKNGKRKSVDVKKNDLVIFNEGYGVKTEKINNKELLILNESDILAIIKK, encoded by the coding sequence ATGAAAATTTGTCCATTACAAGATAGAGTTTTAGTTCAACGTCAATCTATAGAAACTAAATCTGCGGGAGGAATTGTTTTAACTGGCTCTGCAGCTGAAAAATCTAATAGAGGTAAAGTTATTGCAGTAGGTAAAGGACGTATTTTAAAAAATGGTAAAAGAAAATCTGTAGATGTAAAAAAAAATGATTTAGTCATTTTTAATGAAGGATATGGAGTAAAGACTGAAAAAATAAATAATAAAGAATTATTAATTTTAAATGAAAGCGACATTTTAGCAATTATTAAAAAATAA
- the groL gene encoding chaperonin GroEL (60 kDa chaperone family; promotes refolding of misfolded polypeptides especially under stressful conditions; forms two stacked rings of heptamers to form a barrel-shaped 14mer; ends can be capped by GroES; misfolded proteins enter the barrel where they are refolded when GroES binds) produces the protein MAAKDVKFGNEARTKMLKGVNILADAVKVTLGPKGRNVVLDKSFGAPSITKDGVSVAREIELEDKFENMGAQIIKEVASKANDVAGDGTTTATLLAQSIVNEGLKAVAAGMNPMDLKRGIDRAVIKAVKELKKLSVPCSNSKAITQVGTISANADETVGSLIAEAMEKVGNDGVITVEEGTGLEDELEVVKGMQFDRGYLSPYFINKAESGIVELENPYILMADKKISNVRELLSILEAVAKSGKPLLIISEDLEGEALATLVVNSMRGIVKIAAVKAPGFGDRRKSMLQDIAVLTNGTVISEELAMEIEKTTLEDLGQAKRVVITKDNTTIIGGFGSKNSIKERTLNIKKQIFDSTSEYDKEKLNERLAKLSGGVAVLKVGAATEVEMKEKKARVEDALHATRAAVEEGVVAGGGVALVRVAEKISKITGQNEDQNVGIRVALRAMEAPLRQIVENSGEEPSVVTNNIKDGKNNYGYNAATDKYGDMMKFGILDPTKVTRSALQYAASVAGLMITTECMVTDSQKDEKSSDLPSPSAGGMGGMGGMM, from the coding sequence ATGGCTGCTAAAGATGTAAAATTTGGAAATGAAGCTAGAACAAAAATGCTTAAGGGAGTTAATATATTAGCTGATGCTGTAAAAGTAACTTTGGGGCCTAAAGGAAGAAATGTAGTTTTAGACAAATCTTTTGGAGCTCCCAGCATAACTAAAGATGGAGTCTCTGTTGCTAGAGAAATAGAATTAGAAGATAAATTTGAAAATATGGGAGCTCAAATCATTAAAGAAGTAGCATCTAAAGCTAATGATGTTGCTGGAGATGGTACCACAACTGCAACTTTATTAGCTCAATCTATTGTTAATGAAGGATTAAAAGCTGTAGCTGCTGGAATGAACCCTATGGATCTAAAAAGAGGGATTGATAGAGCAGTAATTAAAGCTGTAAAAGAATTAAAAAAACTTTCTGTTCCATGTTCTAACTCAAAAGCTATTACTCAAGTGGGAACAATTTCTGCAAATGCTGATGAAACTGTAGGTTCTTTAATTGCAGAAGCTATGGAAAAAGTAGGAAATGATGGTGTAATCACAGTAGAAGAAGGAACAGGTTTAGAAGATGAGTTAGAAGTAGTTAAAGGGATGCAATTTGATAGAGGATATTTATCTCCATATTTTATTAATAAAGCAGAATCTGGAATTGTAGAATTAGAAAATCCTTATATATTAATGGCTGATAAAAAAATATCTAATGTAAGAGAACTTTTATCAATTTTAGAAGCAGTAGCAAAATCTGGAAAACCATTATTAATAATTTCAGAAGATTTAGAAGGTGAAGCCTTAGCTACTTTAGTTGTAAATTCTATGCGTGGTATTGTTAAAATTGCGGCAGTTAAAGCTCCTGGATTTGGAGATCGTAGAAAATCTATGTTACAAGATATTGCTGTATTGACTAATGGAACAGTAATTTCTGAAGAGCTAGCAATGGAAATTGAAAAAACTACATTAGAAGATTTAGGACAAGCCAAAAGAGTAGTAATTACAAAAGATAATACTACTATAATAGGCGGTTTTGGATCAAAAAATTCAATTAAAGAAAGAACTTTAAATATAAAAAAACAAATTTTTGATTCTACATCAGAATATGATAAAGAAAAATTAAATGAAAGATTAGCAAAACTTTCTGGTGGAGTAGCAGTTTTAAAAGTAGGTGCTGCTACAGAAGTAGAAATGAAAGAGAAAAAAGCAAGAGTAGAAGATGCTTTACATGCTACTAGAGCGGCTGTAGAAGAAGGAGTAGTTGCTGGTGGAGGAGTTGCTTTAGTTAGGGTAGCAGAAAAAATTTCTAAAATAACTGGTCAAAATGAAGATCAAAACGTAGGTATTCGAGTAGCTTTAAGAGCAATGGAAGCTCCTTTACGTCAAATTGTAGAAAATTCAGGTGAAGAACCATCAGTTGTAACTAATAATATTAAAGATGGAAAAAATAATTATGGATATAATGCAGCAACTGATAAATATGGAGATATGATGAAATTTGGAATTTTAGATCCTACTAAAGTAACAAGATCTGCACTTCAGTATGCTGCATCTGTTGCAGGATTAATGATTACTACAGAATGTATGGTTACTGATTCTCAAAAAGATGAAAAATCTTCAGATCTTCCATCTCCTTCTGCAGGTGGTATGGGTGGAATGGGTGGTATGATGTAA
- the efp gene encoding elongation factor P, with product MNFYNVNYFKLGLKILYENFPYIIESVNFVKPGKGQSFARVKLRNLINNKLIEKTFKSTEKLKKANILNFSAKYLYNDTKFWYFLNTKNFEEFYVEKKIIKNNIYWLINQGKCSITLWNSKVISVIPENFVILKVISSDLNTKKDSINKNLKLVKLSTGVSIKVPYFIKIGDFIKVDTRTCKYICRI from the coding sequence ATGAATTTTTATAATGTAAATTATTTTAAATTAGGTTTAAAAATATTGTATGAAAATTTTCCATATATAATAGAATCAGTAAATTTTGTTAAACCAGGAAAAGGGCAATCTTTTGCTCGAGTTAAATTAAGAAACTTAATAAATAATAAATTAATAGAAAAAACTTTTAAATCTACAGAAAAACTAAAAAAAGCAAATATATTAAATTTTTCAGCAAAATATTTATATAATGATACTAAATTTTGGTATTTTTTGAATACAAAAAATTTTGAAGAATTTTACGTAGAAAAAAAAATTATTAAAAATAACATTTATTGGTTAATTAACCAAGGAAAATGCTCTATAACTCTTTGGAATTCTAAAGTAATATCTGTAATTCCAGAAAATTTTGTAATTCTTAAAGTAATTTCTTCAGATTTAAATACAAAAAAAGATTCTATTAATAAAAATTTAAAATTAGTAAAATTAAGTACAGGAGTTTCTATTAAAGTACCTTATTTTATTAAAATAGGAGATTTTATTAAAGTTGATACTAGAACATGTAAATATATATGTAGAATTTAA